In Mesorhizobium sp., one DNA window encodes the following:
- a CDS encoding MaoC/PaaZ C-terminal domain-containing protein translates to MAFDPQRLLDWDFGEQHQSYDARDAILYALGVGLPFLPGESGDLNFLLEDRLRVVPSFAVTLATPGMWPKRPELEIDSVKVLHMAHGARFETPLPPAADVVSRAKITELYDRGADKGAVCVLQRQVRDAKDGTVYCTIDQTVAMRGNGGFGGAPLPKAERPRMPDRAPDHVETVRTSPRAALIYRLSGDYNPLHADYDVARKAGYERPILHGLASYGTACAVVLRRFCGGDPARMRSLDLRFAGPVAPGDMLDFTCWKDGSRVLFDVKVGDGTVIDQGVSEIA, encoded by the coding sequence ATGGCGTTCGACCCGCAGCGGCTGCTCGATTGGGATTTCGGCGAGCAGCACCAAAGCTACGACGCCCGCGACGCGATCCTCTATGCGCTGGGCGTCGGTCTGCCGTTCCTACCCGGCGAGAGCGGAGACCTGAATTTCCTGCTCGAGGACAGGCTGCGCGTGGTGCCGTCCTTTGCCGTGACTCTGGCCACGCCCGGCATGTGGCCGAAACGGCCGGAGCTGGAGATCGATTCGGTCAAGGTCCTGCACATGGCCCACGGGGCACGCTTCGAGACGCCGCTGCCGCCCGCCGCCGACGTGGTGAGCCGGGCGAAGATCACCGAGCTCTATGATCGCGGCGCGGACAAGGGCGCGGTTTGCGTTCTGCAACGGCAGGTGCGGGACGCGAAGGACGGCACTGTCTACTGCACCATCGACCAGACGGTAGCAATGCGCGGGAATGGCGGGTTCGGCGGCGCGCCACTGCCGAAGGCCGAGCGGCCGAGGATGCCGGATCGGGCGCCGGACCATGTCGAAACCGTCCGGACCTCGCCGCGCGCAGCCCTCATCTACAGGCTGTCGGGCGACTACAACCCGCTGCACGCCGACTACGATGTGGCCCGCAAGGCGGGTTACGAGCGTCCGATCCTGCACGGCCTCGCCTCCTACGGCACTGCCTGCGCCGTCGTGCTGCGCCGCTTCTGCGGCGGTGATCCCGCCCGCATGAGGTCGCTCGACCTGCGCTTCGCGGGCCCGGTCGCGCCCGGCGACATGCTCGACTTTACCTGCTGGAAGGACGGCAGCCGGGTCCTGTTCGACGTCAAGGTCGGTGACGGGACCGTCATCGACCAGGGCGTGTCCGAGATCGCATAG
- a CDS encoding oxidoreductase — protein MKTWFITGATRGLGLATAQAALAAGDRVVATGRDLSRLTDTLAEDPHLLALEVDVTDEPNIEAAVSVARHRFGGIDVLVNNAGYGQLGAFEETSQDAIDRQFETNVFGVFRVTRAVLPIMRAQRSGHVITISSMVGLVGVDGGSVYCASKFAVAGWSEALSVELARFGIHATSVHPGYFRTDFLDRSSMRLADLSIDDYRDTTGRATRRRDSVNGRQAGDPAAFGRVMVELAHSDNPPVRFAAGSDALKVMREKGIALQESADAWADLSASTDFPSGA, from the coding sequence ATGAAGACCTGGTTCATCACCGGTGCCACCCGGGGGCTCGGTCTCGCTACCGCCCAGGCTGCACTGGCCGCCGGCGATCGGGTGGTGGCGACAGGGCGCGATCTCAGCCGGCTGACGGACACCCTGGCCGAAGATCCGCACCTTCTTGCGCTTGAGGTGGATGTGACGGACGAGCCAAACATTGAGGCCGCGGTGTCCGTGGCACGCCACCGGTTCGGCGGCATCGACGTTCTGGTCAACAATGCCGGATACGGCCAGCTTGGCGCCTTCGAAGAGACCTCGCAGGACGCCATCGACCGTCAGTTCGAGACCAACGTCTTCGGCGTCTTCCGCGTTACCCGTGCCGTGCTGCCGATCATGCGCGCACAACGATCGGGACATGTCATCACCATCTCCTCGATGGTCGGGCTGGTCGGCGTGGACGGCGGCTCGGTCTACTGCGCGTCGAAGTTCGCCGTTGCCGGCTGGTCGGAAGCGCTCAGCGTCGAGTTGGCCCGCTTCGGCATCCACGCAACCTCGGTGCATCCCGGCTATTTCCGGACCGACTTCCTCGACCGCAGCTCAATGCGCCTCGCCGACCTCTCGATCGACGATTATCGCGACACGACCGGACGGGCGACGCGCAGACGCGACTCGGTCAATGGACGGCAGGCGGGCGACCCCGCGGCCTTCGGCAGGGTCATGGTCGAGCTGGCGCACTCGGACAATCCGCCGGTGCGCTTCGCCGCCGGCAGCGACGCGCTCAAGGTGATGCGCGAGAAGGGGATCGCACTGCAGGAAAGCGCCGATGCATGGGCAGACCTCTCGGCATCGACCGATTTTCCATCCGGCGCTTGA
- a CDS encoding SDR family oxidoreductase: protein MSTTSSGAGFPLSEARVLISGGTAGVGLATAKRFAALGAPHVTINGRTRERGEKARDAIAQAFPDCGVHFVAADSCKTEEAIELVRKAQEAMGGVDVLVNTTVSAHPYPVLFHKIDIRDIESMILTQVMTHFLLSRAVMDGMRERERGVIINIASDAGKVTTPGEALIGGMMAAIMMFSRALAMEAKRSNIRVNCITPSIIEGTLTHDTVMGGEFSGKLFAKAKEMARLGVVNADDMAELITFLAGPAAAKLSGQVISLNGGISAA from the coding sequence ATGTCGACTACATCGAGCGGCGCCGGGTTTCCGCTGAGTGAGGCGCGCGTCCTGATTTCCGGAGGAACCGCCGGAGTGGGCCTCGCGACGGCCAAGCGCTTCGCCGCCCTTGGCGCGCCTCACGTGACCATCAACGGGCGCACGCGAGAGCGTGGCGAGAAGGCGCGGGATGCCATCGCACAGGCATTCCCAGACTGCGGGGTCCACTTCGTCGCGGCCGACAGCTGCAAGACCGAAGAGGCGATAGAACTCGTCCGCAAGGCGCAGGAGGCGATGGGCGGCGTCGACGTTCTGGTCAACACCACGGTGAGTGCCCATCCCTACCCGGTCCTGTTTCACAAGATCGATATCCGCGACATTGAAAGCATGATCCTCACCCAGGTGATGACGCATTTCCTGCTGTCGCGGGCGGTCATGGACGGCATGCGCGAGCGCGAGCGGGGCGTGATCATTAACATCGCCTCCGATGCCGGCAAGGTGACGACACCGGGCGAAGCGCTGATCGGCGGGATGATGGCGGCGATCATGATGTTCAGCCGCGCGCTGGCGATGGAGGCGAAGCGCTCCAACATCCGCGTCAACTGCATCACGCCTTCGATCATCGAAGGCACGCTGACCCATGACACCGTGATGGGGGGCGAGTTCTCGGGCAAACTGTTCGCCAAGGCGAAGGAGATGGCCCGGCTCGGCGTGGTCAACGCGGACGACATGGCCGAACTGATCACCTTCCTCGCCGGCCCGGCGGCGGCCAAGCTGAGCGGGCAAGTGATCAGCCTGAACGGCGGCATCTCGGCGGCGTGA
- a CDS encoding 2-hydroxyacyl-CoA dehydratase subunit D: MGSHVMDNVVAMTGSRPVFGTGERANKLKSTRFGSKLVNDYWNGVFAAKEEGKKVVWYNGTYIPPFFHSHDLVWVHGEAWSAMLAARHQEVGAQARGDQRGYDRELCSYARTHIGQMLIEMDKARAEGGAALEDPRMEAMMKLPPPDMIVNAYPYCSSGQQWDDITYRVFGKKVPMFTIQIPLLWGGRSDAGYMQGEEWHQRSRYVADQLIELTRFLEANTGRKFDFDRLSDTMGYIKKAAELRLEGMEMCKARPAPASFFDWIVSIAPMSFLPGDQNIVDYFQGVKEEITQRLLAGEGAVKNEKYRLFFDGMMNWNKVGWLADKFAQVNACVVAGRYTHMSFWQEPQLIDLKDPILGMAQNYLVCPNNHGAPIMIGEIEKHCDYYEIDGVVCHASRTCRGMTNSQFLIAGSAKKYGRQAMFFEGDVADESFYKDELLNVRLEAMVEAMEAKRRAA, encoded by the coding sequence ATGGGAAGCCACGTCATGGACAACGTCGTCGCGATGACCGGTTCAAGGCCAGTCTTCGGCACCGGCGAGCGGGCCAACAAGCTCAAGAGCACCCGGTTCGGCAGCAAGCTCGTCAACGACTACTGGAATGGCGTCTTCGCCGCGAAGGAAGAGGGCAAGAAGGTCGTCTGGTACAACGGTACCTACATCCCGCCCTTCTTCCACTCGCATGACCTCGTCTGGGTGCACGGCGAGGCCTGGTCGGCCATGCTGGCCGCACGCCACCAGGAAGTCGGCGCCCAGGCGCGCGGCGATCAGCGCGGCTACGACCGCGAGCTGTGCTCCTATGCTCGCACCCATATCGGCCAGATGCTGATCGAGATGGACAAGGCGCGGGCCGAGGGCGGTGCGGCGCTGGAAGACCCGCGTATGGAAGCGATGATGAAGCTTCCACCGCCGGACATGATCGTCAACGCCTATCCGTACTGCTCCTCCGGCCAGCAGTGGGACGACATCACCTATCGCGTCTTCGGCAAGAAGGTGCCGATGTTCACCATTCAGATCCCCCTCCTGTGGGGCGGTCGCTCCGACGCCGGCTACATGCAGGGCGAGGAATGGCACCAGCGCTCGCGCTACGTTGCCGACCAGCTGATCGAGCTGACACGATTCCTGGAGGCCAATACCGGCCGCAAGTTCGACTTCGACCGGCTGTCGGACACGATGGGCTATATCAAGAAGGCCGCCGAGCTCCGGCTCGAAGGCATGGAAATGTGCAAGGCGCGACCGGCACCGGCCAGCTTCTTCGACTGGATCGTCTCGATCGCGCCGATGAGTTTCCTGCCGGGCGACCAGAACATCGTCGATTATTTCCAGGGCGTGAAGGAAGAGATCACGCAGCGTCTGCTCGCCGGCGAGGGCGCGGTGAAGAACGAGAAATATCGCCTGTTCTTCGACGGCATGATGAACTGGAACAAGGTGGGCTGGCTCGCCGACAAGTTCGCGCAGGTCAACGCCTGCGTGGTCGCCGGGCGCTACACGCATATGTCGTTCTGGCAGGAGCCGCAACTCATCGACCTGAAAGACCCAATCCTCGGCATGGCGCAAAACTATCTGGTCTGCCCCAACAACCACGGCGCCCCGATCATGATCGGCGAGATCGAGAAGCATTGCGACTATTACGAGATCGACGGTGTCGTCTGCCACGCCTCGCGCACCTGCCGCGGCATGACCAACTCGCAGTTCCTCATCGCCGGCTCGGCGAAGAAATACGGCCGCCAGGCGATGTTCTTCGAAGGCGATGTCGCGGACGAGAGCTTCTACAAGGACGAGCTTCTCAACGTCCGGCTCGAGGCGATGGTCGAGGCGATGGAGGCGAAGCGGCGAGCCGCATGA
- a CDS encoding tyrosine-protein phosphatase, with protein MSAPEEEPTGMDIVVEGGLNFRSVADYRAASGRLKPRSIYRSGAFEGVGEAGAETMRRLDVRTAFDLRSESEKARSPSPLLSMAGFTVVTEPHTIRHGDLYALLADPASTAEACAGVMKAIYATLPGEFAPIYRRYFRTMIEAETLVVVHCAAGKDRTGVAVAMLLELLGVARGDIMEDYLATNASRDALYRRLLRRSHGVDYGTVSDSLIEPMITANTPYLEAMFATVARDYGDMHGYARRALGLSDQDIETLRRRLVE; from the coding sequence TTGAGCGCGCCGGAAGAAGAGCCGACCGGCATGGACATCGTCGTCGAGGGCGGACTGAACTTCCGCTCGGTCGCAGACTATCGGGCGGCAAGCGGGCGGCTCAAGCCTCGATCGATCTATCGAAGCGGCGCGTTCGAAGGCGTCGGCGAGGCCGGGGCGGAGACGATGCGACGGCTCGACGTTCGTACTGCCTTTGACCTGCGCAGTGAATCGGAAAAGGCGCGCAGTCCGTCGCCGCTGCTGTCGATGGCAGGCTTCACCGTCGTGACGGAGCCGCATACGATCCGTCACGGCGACCTCTATGCCCTGCTTGCCGATCCGGCCTCGACGGCGGAGGCATGCGCCGGCGTGATGAAGGCCATCTACGCCACCCTGCCGGGCGAGTTCGCGCCGATCTATCGCCGCTACTTCCGGACCATGATCGAGGCCGAGACGCTCGTCGTCGTGCATTGCGCCGCCGGCAAGGACCGGACGGGCGTCGCCGTCGCCATGTTGTTGGAGCTGCTAGGTGTCGCGCGCGGCGACATCATGGAAGACTACCTCGCCACCAACGCATCGCGGGATGCTCTCTACCGGCGACTGCTGCGCCGCAGCCACGGCGTCGACTACGGCACGGTTTCAGACAGCCTCATCGAACCGATGATCACCGCCAATACACCCTATCTGGAGGCGATGTTCGCGACAGTCGCTCGCGACTACGGCGATATGCACGGCTATGCGCGGCGCGCTTTGGGCCTGTCGGATCAGGATATCGAGACGCTTCGCCGGCGTCTCGTCGAATAG
- a CDS encoding 2-hydroxyacyl-CoA dehydratase subunit D, protein MSPAFASMKRAAEQPMQYAADWKARTGRKVVGLLPMHFPGELAHAAGCLPVVLQDDAEPVTVGQANVFNFYCGLNRSLIDQTMRGNFDGLDAIMFGDHCVQLLGTADVIRAERPSLPILFNQLCTTLDANWALRETLGTFEQLWKELEDLTGHEITTSSTLASIRLFNRSRAQMRRLYEMRRRGEIAISGRDMQTVVKSSMVMDRAEHVALMDELFAALPRQVGSSSDITVYLSGHMCHAPKPAIIDAIEESGARVVNDDLYVGWRFIHADMDESLPPIEAMARWYLDKNRKLPCPTRTMQGIDWEDYLLGEVERSQARGLIVLMVKFCEPHMYFYPEIKEAFDRAGIPHLLIETEHEEMPMEALKTRIETFVEIAKRRADSKAA, encoded by the coding sequence GTGTCGCCAGCCTTTGCCAGCATGAAGCGAGCTGCCGAACAGCCCATGCAGTACGCCGCCGACTGGAAGGCGCGTACGGGCCGCAAGGTCGTGGGGCTTCTGCCCATGCATTTCCCCGGAGAGCTTGCCCATGCCGCCGGTTGCCTGCCCGTCGTGCTGCAGGACGACGCCGAGCCTGTTACCGTCGGCCAGGCCAACGTCTTCAACTTCTACTGCGGCCTCAACCGTTCCCTGATCGACCAGACGATGCGGGGCAATTTCGATGGCCTCGACGCAATCATGTTCGGCGACCATTGCGTGCAGCTTCTCGGCACGGCTGACGTCATCCGCGCCGAGCGTCCCTCGCTGCCGATCCTGTTCAACCAGCTCTGCACCACGCTCGACGCGAACTGGGCACTTCGCGAGACGCTGGGCACGTTCGAGCAGCTCTGGAAGGAGCTGGAGGACCTGACCGGCCACGAGATCACGACCTCGTCTACCCTGGCATCGATCAGGCTGTTCAACCGCAGCCGCGCCCAGATGCGGCGGCTTTACGAGATGCGTCGGCGCGGGGAGATCGCGATCTCCGGCCGCGACATGCAGACCGTTGTGAAATCGTCGATGGTCATGGACCGCGCGGAACACGTGGCGTTGATGGACGAGCTGTTCGCGGCCCTGCCCAGGCAGGTCGGTTCCTCGTCGGACATCACGGTCTACCTGTCCGGCCACATGTGCCACGCGCCAAAGCCCGCGATCATCGATGCCATCGAGGAGAGCGGTGCGCGCGTCGTCAACGACGATCTCTACGTCGGCTGGCGTTTCATCCACGCCGACATGGATGAGAGCCTGCCGCCGATCGAGGCCATGGCGCGCTGGTATCTGGACAAGAACCGCAAGCTGCCCTGCCCGACGCGCACGATGCAGGGCATCGACTGGGAGGACTACCTGCTCGGCGAAGTGGAGCGGTCGCAGGCCCGGGGCCTGATCGTCCTGATGGTGAAGTTCTGCGAGCCGCACATGTATTTCTATCCAGAGATCAAGGAGGCCTTCGACAGGGCCGGGATTCCGCATCTCCTCATCGAGACCGAGCATGAGGAGATGCCGATGGAAGCGCTGAAGACCCGCATCGAAACGTTCGTCGAAATCGCCAAGCGCCGCGCCGACAGCAAGGCGGCCTGA
- a CDS encoding SDR family NAD(P)-dependent oxidoreductase translates to MNNYDLKTKRALVTGGGSGIGFATARLYLQSGASVELWGRNPSKLEKARSELEPLGEVHIATVDVADGRKVSAAAETLLSRWGGLDILFNCAGHSTRVAPLAELTDDDWRQAMGINLDSAFYTCRAFVPGMVAQGWGRIVNTTSQAGKDGNPFMAGYVAAKSGVIGLTKALGKELAKTGVLVNAICPTVFDTPLVADTVERAPDAMAAAVARIPMERMGRPEEAAELVTWLSSAACSFNTGATFDLSGGRAVY, encoded by the coding sequence GTGAACAACTACGATCTAAAGACCAAGCGAGCCCTGGTGACCGGCGGGGGCTCCGGCATCGGCTTCGCCACGGCGCGGCTCTATCTGCAGTCGGGCGCGTCGGTGGAGCTTTGGGGTCGCAACCCGTCCAAGCTGGAAAAGGCAAGGAGCGAGCTCGAACCACTGGGTGAGGTGCATATCGCCACGGTCGACGTCGCCGACGGGCGCAAAGTGTCGGCTGCCGCCGAGACGCTGCTGTCGCGATGGGGCGGGCTCGACATCCTATTCAACTGCGCCGGTCATTCGACCCGCGTCGCCCCGCTCGCGGAACTGACCGACGACGATTGGCGCCAGGCCATGGGTATCAACCTCGACAGCGCTTTCTACACCTGCCGCGCCTTCGTGCCAGGCATGGTGGCGCAGGGGTGGGGCCGCATCGTCAACACGACGAGCCAGGCAGGCAAGGACGGCAATCCCTTCATGGCTGGCTATGTCGCGGCGAAGTCGGGCGTGATCGGTCTGACCAAGGCGCTAGGCAAGGAACTGGCCAAGACGGGCGTGCTCGTGAACGCCATCTGCCCCACAGTCTTCGACACGCCCCTCGTCGCGGACACGGTCGAGCGGGCGCCGGATGCGATGGCGGCCGCGGTAGCCAGAATCCCGATGGAGCGGATGGGCCGCCCGGAGGAGGCGGCGGAACTCGTGACATGGCTGTCGTCGGCTGCATGCAGTTTCAACACGGGCGCGACCTTCGACCTGTCCGGCGGCAGGGCGGTCTATTGA
- a CDS encoding AMP-binding protein, with the protein MVAETADAYRYPALETSHWPAFVDVAMREITLGDALREAAEQVPDRLALVEGTREGGRRWTYAELHDLSHKVARSLLRRFRPGDRVAFWGNSVPEWLPTLYGCALAGITLVTVNPAYKRREMEYVLAKSRAAGLFTALSFRGFDMMQAIAEARPTLPELREVITIPDYQAFAEEGDAATVMPAVHPRDPAVIMFTSGTTGAQKGVVFHHTGVSNMTNFTQRRGGLKEGGVFVNPMPMFHIGSLGHAGIGSVMLRATHVLMPEWDAENFMVQVERHGGTFSLLVPTMIEQLLAHPERRRYDLSTLRNLTSGASVVEARLIRATRDELGATISNIYGQTEMQGSVTGTHPDDSDEDLAGTIGQPLPHMEVRIADPATGETVPIGVEGEIQTRGYQNMIGYFDMPEETARTVLPDGWLRSGDLGSMDRRGFLKITGRIKDMIIRGGENIYPREIELLLSEDDRLAAVAVVGVPDPQWGEQVGAVLLPKTPGILPDAATLFARCRAELAHYKAPRLWFTVDSLPYTETGKLQKFRLVEAIRDGRLTPYART; encoded by the coding sequence ATGGTGGCTGAGACCGCGGACGCTTATCGGTACCCTGCTCTCGAGACCTCCCACTGGCCGGCCTTCGTCGACGTCGCGATGCGCGAGATCACGCTGGGCGATGCGTTGCGCGAAGCGGCTGAGCAGGTGCCGGATCGGCTTGCTCTGGTGGAGGGAACCCGCGAGGGAGGTCGCCGCTGGACCTATGCGGAACTTCACGACCTGTCGCACAAGGTGGCCCGCTCGCTGCTGAGACGCTTTCGCCCTGGCGATCGCGTCGCCTTCTGGGGAAACAGCGTTCCGGAATGGCTGCCGACCCTCTACGGCTGCGCGCTGGCCGGGATCACGCTCGTTACGGTGAACCCGGCTTACAAGCGCCGCGAGATGGAATATGTACTGGCGAAATCTCGCGCCGCCGGGTTGTTCACTGCCTTGTCCTTCCGCGGCTTCGATATGATGCAAGCGATTGCCGAGGCGCGACCTACCCTGCCCGAGCTGCGCGAGGTGATCACGATCCCCGACTACCAGGCCTTCGCGGAAGAGGGGGATGCGGCGACGGTCATGCCTGCCGTCCATCCGCGCGACCCCGCGGTCATCATGTTCACCTCCGGCACGACCGGCGCGCAGAAGGGCGTGGTCTTTCACCATACCGGCGTGTCCAACATGACCAATTTCACCCAGCGAAGGGGCGGGCTGAAAGAGGGCGGCGTGTTTGTGAACCCGATGCCCATGTTCCACATCGGTTCGCTTGGGCACGCTGGCATCGGATCCGTCATGCTGCGCGCCACGCATGTACTGATGCCGGAATGGGACGCCGAGAACTTCATGGTGCAGGTCGAGCGCCATGGCGGCACCTTTTCGCTGCTGGTGCCGACCATGATCGAGCAGCTGCTGGCACATCCTGAGCGCCGCCGCTACGACCTGTCGACCCTGCGCAACCTCACTTCGGGCGCATCCGTGGTCGAGGCCCGCCTGATCCGGGCGACCCGGGATGAGCTGGGAGCGACCATCTCCAACATCTACGGCCAGACCGAGATGCAGGGCAGCGTCACTGGAACACATCCGGACGACAGCGACGAGGACCTGGCCGGCACGATCGGCCAGCCGCTGCCGCACATGGAGGTGCGTATTGCCGATCCAGCCACGGGCGAGACCGTGCCGATCGGGGTGGAAGGGGAGATCCAGACCCGGGGCTACCAGAACATGATCGGCTATTTCGACATGCCGGAGGAAACCGCGCGCACCGTCCTGCCGGACGGATGGCTTCGCTCAGGCGACCTCGGCTCGATGGATCGCCGCGGCTTCCTGAAGATCACGGGTCGCATCAAGGACATGATCATCCGCGGCGGCGAGAACATTTATCCGCGCGAAATCGAACTGCTTCTCTCAGAAGACGACCGACTTGCGGCGGTCGCGGTAGTCGGGGTGCCGGACCCCCAGTGGGGCGAGCAGGTCGGCGCGGTCCTGCTGCCGAAGACGCCCGGAATCCTGCCGGACGCAGCGACATTGTTCGCGCGCTGCCGGGCGGAACTGGCGCACTACAAAGCACCGCGGCTGTGGTTCACGGTCGACAGCCTGCCCTACACCGAAACAGGAAAACTGCAGAAATTCCGGCTCGTCGAGGCGATCCGCGACGGGCGTCTGACGCCCTATGCACGCACTTGA
- a CDS encoding acyl-CoA dehydrogenase family protein: MDFAPSEAQRLLQNSVAEFARTELRPHYARWDRNREFPAAVWPPMGQMGLFGLRVPEHFGGADLSYLDAGLAIEQVAKGDFNVCYGILNSCFAGDILSRFAEPSLCETWLRPLAAGEKVLSVLLTEPHCGSDAASIKTSAVRDGDHFVVNGEKSAITLLMAASAGILFAKTAPEKKAAGVSAFLLPLDTPGLTRTPYDDMGAKGIVRGSLFLDNVRIPAANMIGPENAGFTQVMQTFDYTRALIGLMCLGAAEQTLEETVAYVKERQAFGQPVSKNQGVSFPLAEARSRLEMLRWLCYRTLWLRDQGLPHTAEAAMCKAEGPAICADVIRDCLVLHGHYGYTQDFPVEQRLRDVLGQVIADGTPQIMKMIIGRHMLGREFA, from the coding sequence ATGGATTTTGCGCCGTCGGAGGCCCAGCGGCTGCTGCAGAACTCGGTTGCCGAATTCGCGCGCACCGAGCTTCGCCCGCACTATGCGCGCTGGGACCGGAATCGCGAATTCCCGGCGGCGGTGTGGCCGCCGATGGGGCAGATGGGGCTGTTCGGCCTGCGGGTGCCGGAACATTTCGGCGGTGCCGACCTCTCCTATCTCGATGCCGGACTGGCGATCGAGCAGGTTGCCAAAGGGGACTTCAACGTCTGCTACGGGATCCTGAACTCCTGCTTCGCCGGCGACATCCTGTCCCGGTTTGCCGAACCGTCGCTGTGCGAAACCTGGCTGCGGCCGCTGGCGGCCGGCGAGAAGGTGCTGAGCGTGCTGCTGACCGAGCCGCATTGCGGGTCCGATGCAGCCTCCATAAAGACGAGCGCCGTGCGCGACGGTGACCATTTCGTCGTCAACGGCGAAAAGTCGGCGATCACGCTGCTGATGGCGGCAAGCGCCGGCATCCTGTTTGCCAAGACGGCGCCGGAGAAGAAGGCAGCCGGCGTGTCGGCCTTCCTGCTGCCCCTGGACACGCCCGGCCTGACGCGGACTCCCTATGACGACATGGGTGCCAAGGGAATCGTGCGTGGCTCGCTGTTCCTGGACAATGTCCGTATTCCCGCCGCCAACATGATCGGGCCGGAAAATGCCGGCTTCACCCAGGTGATGCAGACCTTCGACTACACACGCGCATTGATCGGCCTGATGTGCCTCGGCGCGGCCGAGCAGACGCTGGAAGAGACCGTGGCCTACGTCAAGGAGCGGCAGGCGTTCGGCCAGCCGGTCTCGAAGAACCAGGGCGTTTCCTTCCCGCTGGCCGAGGCGAGGTCCAGGCTCGAAATGCTGAGATGGCTCTGCTACCGCACACTCTGGCTGCGCGACCAGGGTCTGCCCCACACCGCCGAAGCCGCGATGTGCAAGGCCGAGGGGCCGGCAATTTGCGCCGACGTCATCCGCGACTGCCTCGTGCTGCACGGCCATTACGGCTACACGCAGGATTTTCCCGTCGAGCAAAGGCTGCGGGATGTGCTTGGCCAGGTCATTGCCGACGGCACGCCGCAGATCATGAAGATGATCATCGGACGCCACATGCTCGGGCGCGAATTCGCATAG
- a CDS encoding SDR family oxidoreductase produces MGYSSIFAPGLFADRTIIVTGGGSGIGRCTAHELAYLGAQVVIVGRNPEKLETVTREITEDGGKVASMTCDIRDESQVVSVIDLTLEQFGAIHGLVNNAGGQYRAELKTISTKGFEAVVRNNLTGGFIFMRETYTRWMEAHGGAIVNIIADIWNGWPEMGHSGASRGGMLTLSETAACEWAHSGVRVNTVAPGGIASSGFDTYSPEITQRLLEYADKVPLPRYGTESEISAAVVYLLSPAAAYVTGSCLRVDGGAPNLRQTWTREYVASNIPEFNGFHRSVQPEILKRK; encoded by the coding sequence ATGGGTTACAGCTCAATCTTCGCGCCGGGTCTCTTCGCGGACCGGACGATCATCGTCACCGGCGGCGGCTCCGGCATCGGCCGCTGCACCGCGCACGAACTCGCCTATCTCGGCGCTCAGGTCGTGATTGTCGGGCGAAATCCCGAGAAGCTCGAGACCGTCACCAGGGAGATCACCGAGGACGGCGGCAAAGTCGCGTCGATGACCTGCGACATCCGCGACGAATCCCAGGTTGTCTCGGTCATCGACCTCACCCTGGAGCAATTCGGCGCGATCCACGGTCTGGTCAACAATGCCGGTGGCCAGTACCGCGCCGAGCTCAAGACGATCTCCACCAAGGGCTTCGAGGCGGTCGTCCGCAACAACCTCACCGGCGGTTTCATCTTCATGCGCGAGACCTATACGCGCTGGATGGAGGCCCATGGCGGTGCCATCGTCAACATCATCGCCGACATCTGGAACGGCTGGCCGGAGATGGGGCACTCGGGCGCCTCGCGCGGCGGCATGCTGACGCTGAGCGAGACGGCCGCCTGCGAATGGGCGCATTCCGGCGTGCGCGTCAACACGGTGGCGCCCGGCGGCATCGCGTCCAGCGGCTTCGACACCTATTCGCCCGAGATCACGCAACGACTGCTCGAATATGCCGACAAGGTTCCGCTGCCGCGCTACGGCACTGAGTCGGAGATCTCCGCCGCCGTCGTCTATCTCCTCTCGCCTGCGGCCGCCTATGTCACCGGCTCATGCCTGCGCGTCGACGGCGGCGCCCCCAACCTGCGCCAGACCTGGACACGCGAATATGTCGCCAGCAACATTCCGGAATTCAACGGCTTCCATCGCTCCGTCCAGCCGGAGATTCTGAAGCGAAAATAG